In a single window of the Streptomyces sp. CGMCC 4.7035 genome:
- the cbiE gene encoding precorrin-6y C5,15-methyltransferase (decarboxylating) subunit CbiE, giving the protein MITVVGTGTGAPLPEDVLAGADLVVGGRRHLEAAPVPDTAEQVVLGPLAPALDIVGQYVEKDRPVVVLASGDPGFFGIVRVLAERFGSERLDVRPGVSSVATAFARVGLTWDDAVVVSAHGRAVRTAVNVCRAHPKVAVLTGPGSGPAELGAALAHEPGGRVLVVASALGDPDREHVERVTPAEAAARDWGGAVSVVLCLDEARALGAVRTVAGPPPGPAGWALDETEFTHRDSMITKFEVRALALARLGPRLGDLVWDVGAGSGSVAVECARLGAAVTAIEKTADGVERVRANAEAHGVDVRVVHGAAPAALSGLDDPDAVFIGGGGRELPAIVTACARRARRAVVVAMAALDRVPAAREALVAAGFSCDGVLLQSSRLAPLPGDVSRLAATNPVFLLWGTRPPARTEGVAL; this is encoded by the coding sequence CTGATCACCGTCGTCGGTACGGGCACGGGGGCGCCGCTTCCCGAGGACGTCCTGGCCGGGGCGGACCTCGTGGTGGGCGGGCGGCGGCATCTGGAGGCCGCGCCGGTGCCGGACACCGCCGAGCAGGTCGTCCTGGGGCCGCTGGCACCGGCGCTGGACATCGTCGGGCAGTACGTCGAGAAGGACCGGCCGGTCGTCGTGCTGGCCTCCGGTGACCCCGGGTTCTTCGGGATCGTGCGAGTGCTGGCCGAGCGGTTCGGGTCCGAGCGGCTCGACGTACGGCCGGGTGTCTCCTCCGTGGCCACCGCCTTCGCGCGGGTGGGGCTGACGTGGGACGACGCGGTGGTGGTCAGCGCGCACGGGCGGGCTGTACGGACGGCGGTCAACGTCTGCCGGGCCCACCCGAAGGTCGCCGTGCTGACGGGGCCCGGTTCCGGGCCCGCCGAGCTGGGCGCCGCGCTCGCCCACGAGCCGGGCGGGCGTGTTCTCGTCGTCGCCTCCGCGCTGGGCGACCCCGACCGCGAGCACGTCGAACGGGTCACCCCTGCCGAGGCCGCCGCCCGCGACTGGGGTGGGGCGGTGAGCGTGGTGCTCTGCCTGGACGAGGCCCGGGCGCTCGGCGCCGTGCGGACGGTCGCCGGGCCACCGCCCGGACCCGCCGGGTGGGCCCTGGACGAGACCGAGTTCACGCACCGCGACTCGATGATCACCAAGTTCGAGGTCCGGGCGCTGGCCCTGGCCCGGCTCGGCCCGCGCCTGGGCGACCTGGTCTGGGACGTCGGCGCGGGCTCCGGGTCCGTGGCCGTGGAGTGCGCGCGGCTCGGCGCGGCCGTCACCGCGATCGAGAAGACCGCGGACGGCGTCGAACGGGTCCGCGCCAACGCCGAGGCGCACGGCGTCGACGTCCGCGTGGTGCACGGGGCCGCGCCCGCCGCGCTGTCCGGCCTCGACGACCCCGACGCCGTGTTCATCGGCGGCGGGGGGCGCGAACTGCCCGCCATCGTGACCGCGTGCGCCCGGCGGGCCCGGCGGGCGGTGGTGGTCGCCATGGCCGCCCTGGACCGCGTACCGGCGGCGCGCGAGGCGCTCGTCGCGGCCGGGTTCTCCTGCGACGGCGTGCTGTTGCAGTCGTCGCGGCTCGCGCCGCTGCCGGGGGACGTGTCCCGGCTCGCGGCGACCAACCCTGTTTTCCTGCTGTGGGGCACGCGGCCTCCGGCGCGTACCGAAGGAGTTGCTCTGTGA
- the cobJ gene encoding precorrin-3B C(17)-methyltransferase, producing the protein MIGLISATAAGAAARDRLAAAWPDRTRVYDGPVGDAVRAAFAECEQLVCFLATGAVVRLVAPLLGDKTSDPGVVCVDEGGRFAVSLVGGHGGGANELAVEVGELLGAEPVVTTATDAVGLPGLDTLGFPVEGDVAGVSRALLDGEPVALTAEVNWPLPPLRVAAEGAYTIRVTDRAVEPAEQEVVLRPPSLVVGVGASKGAPVDEILGLVEGALLDAGLSVKSVAELATVDAKSDEPGIVEAAKRLGVPVVTYAAEELAKVEVPNPSDAPLAAVGTPSVAEAAALVRDGELLVPKRKSAARPAMATCAVVRRPGRGRLAVVGLGPGARDLLTPRAKAELRRASVLVGLDQYVDQIRDLLRPGTQVLESGLGAEEERARTAVAEARKGHSVALIGSGDAGVYAMASPALAEASDDIDVVGVPGVTAALAAGAILGAPLGHDHVSISLSDLHTPWEVIERRVRAAAEADLVVTFYNPRSRGRDWQLPKALAILAGHREPTTPVGVVRNASRPDESSRLTTLASLDPATVDMMTVVTVGNTATREIAGRMVTPRGYRWQEESK; encoded by the coding sequence GTGATCGGCCTCATTTCCGCCACCGCGGCCGGGGCGGCTGCGCGGGACCGGCTGGCCGCGGCATGGCCCGACCGTACGCGGGTGTACGACGGGCCCGTCGGGGATGCCGTCCGGGCCGCCTTCGCGGAGTGCGAGCAGCTCGTGTGCTTCCTGGCGACGGGGGCGGTCGTTCGGCTGGTCGCCCCGCTGCTGGGCGACAAGACGTCCGACCCGGGTGTGGTGTGCGTCGACGAGGGCGGGCGGTTCGCCGTGTCCCTGGTCGGCGGGCACGGCGGCGGCGCCAATGAACTGGCCGTCGAGGTGGGTGAGCTGCTGGGCGCCGAGCCGGTGGTGACGACCGCGACGGACGCCGTGGGGCTGCCGGGCCTCGACACGCTCGGGTTCCCGGTGGAGGGCGATGTCGCGGGGGTCTCGCGGGCGCTGCTCGACGGGGAGCCGGTCGCCCTCACGGCGGAGGTGAACTGGCCGCTGCCGCCGCTGCGGGTCGCCGCCGAGGGCGCGTACACGATCCGGGTCACGGACCGCGCCGTCGAGCCCGCCGAGCAGGAGGTCGTCCTGCGGCCGCCGTCCCTCGTCGTGGGTGTCGGCGCCTCCAAGGGCGCGCCCGTCGACGAGATCCTCGGCCTCGTCGAGGGTGCGCTGCTGGACGCCGGGCTCTCCGTGAAGTCGGTCGCCGAACTCGCCACCGTCGACGCCAAGTCCGACGAGCCCGGGATCGTCGAGGCGGCCAAGCGGCTCGGGGTGCCCGTGGTGACGTACGCCGCCGAGGAGTTGGCGAAGGTCGAGGTGCCCAACCCGTCCGACGCGCCGCTCGCCGCGGTCGGCACGCCGTCCGTCGCCGAGGCCGCCGCGCTCGTACGGGACGGCGAACTCCTGGTTCCCAAGCGCAAGTCGGCCGCGCGACCGGCGATGGCGACCTGTGCCGTCGTACGGCGGCCGGGGCGTGGGCGGCTGGCCGTCGTCGGGCTCGGGCCGGGCGCCCGGGACCTGCTGACGCCGCGCGCCAAGGCCGAACTCCGGCGTGCGTCCGTACTCGTCGGGCTCGACCAGTACGTCGACCAGATCCGCGATCTGCTGCGGCCCGGCACCCAGGTCCTGGAGTCGGGGCTCGGCGCGGAGGAGGAGCGGGCGCGCACGGCGGTCGCGGAGGCCCGGAAGGGTCATTCCGTCGCGCTGATCGGCAGCGGGGACGCCGGGGTGTACGCCATGGCCTCCCCGGCGCTCGCGGAGGCGTCCGACGACATCGACGTGGTCGGTGTGCCGGGCGTCACGGCGGCTCTCGCGGCCGGGGCGATCCTGGGCGCGCCCCTGGGCCACGACCATGTGTCGATCAGCCTCTCCGACCTGCACACCCCTTGGGAGGTCATCGAGCGGCGGGTGCGGGCCGCGGCCGAGGCGGACCTCGTCGTCACCTTCTACAACCCGCGCAGCCGGGGCCGGGACTGGCAGCTCCCGAAGGCGCTCGCGATCCTCGCCGGACACCGGGAGCCGACGACGCCGGTCGGTGTCGTACGGAACGCGTCGCGGCCGGACGAATCCAGCCGTCTGACGACCCTGGCCTCGCTCGACCCGGCGACGGTCGACATGATGACGGTCGTGACCGTGGGCAACACGGCGACCCGTGAGATCGCGGGGCGCATGGTGACGCCGCGCGGCTACCGCTGGCAGGAGGAGTCGAAGTGA
- a CDS encoding precorrin-8X methylmutase, whose protein sequence is MNRVVHPIEQESFRRLRARLDTSHFAPLTRAVVERVIHSAADLDYASDLVMDEGELEKAHAALHDGAPVVVDVEMVAAGITRRETVCRLKDARSGPGMTRSAHAIRLAYEDVGPGALWVIGCAPTALEELLKLDASPALVIGLPVGFVGAAESKAALRESGLPAVSNVSEKGGSAVAAAALNALLYHPTSKETP, encoded by the coding sequence GTGAACCGTGTGGTCCACCCGATCGAGCAGGAGTCCTTCCGGCGGCTGCGGGCCCGTCTGGACACCTCGCACTTCGCGCCGCTGACGCGGGCGGTGGTGGAGCGGGTCATCCACTCCGCCGCCGACCTCGACTACGCGAGCGATCTCGTCATGGACGAGGGCGAGCTGGAGAAGGCGCATGCCGCGCTGCACGACGGCGCGCCCGTGGTCGTGGACGTGGAGATGGTCGCGGCCGGGATCACTCGGCGGGAGACCGTCTGCCGGCTCAAGGACGCCAGGTCCGGCCCGGGGATGACGCGCTCGGCGCACGCGATCCGGCTCGCGTACGAGGACGTCGGCCCCGGAGCGCTCTGGGTGATCGGCTGCGCGCCGACCGCCCTGGAGGAGCTGCTGAAGCTGGACGCCTCGCCCGCGCTGGTGATCGGTCTTCCGGTCGGTTTCGTCGGCGCGGCGGAGTCCAAGGCCGCGCTGCGCGAGAGCGGGCTGCCCGCCGTGAGCAACGTGTCCGAGAAGGGCGGTTCGGCGGTCGCCGCCGCCGCGCTCAACGCCCTGCTGTACCACCCCACTTCGAAGGAGACCCCGTGA
- a CDS encoding sirohydrochlorin chelatase encodes MTTPPPALLIAGHGTRDDAGAEAFRDFVRELGRRHPELPVAGGFIELSPPPLGEAVAELVERGVRRFAAVPLMLVSAGHAKGDIPAALAREKERHPGISYTYGRPLGPHPALLSVLERRLDEALGGAARTPEDRADVTVLLVGRGSTDPDANAEVYKAARLLWEGRGYAGVETAFVSLAAPDVPSGLDRCARLGAKRIVVLPYFLFTGILPDRVRQQTEGWAAAHPDVEVRSADVIGPEPELLDLVMERYEEALKGDLRMNCDSCVYRIALPGFEDKVGLPQQPHFHPDDDGHHHGHGHHHGHHGGHTHSHAH; translated from the coding sequence GTGACCACCCCGCCGCCCGCCCTGCTCATCGCCGGCCATGGCACCCGGGACGATGCCGGCGCCGAGGCGTTCCGCGACTTCGTCCGGGAGCTGGGGCGCCGCCACCCCGAACTGCCCGTCGCGGGCGGCTTCATCGAGCTGTCGCCGCCGCCGCTGGGTGAGGCGGTGGCCGAGCTGGTGGAGCGTGGGGTGCGCCGGTTCGCCGCCGTGCCGCTGATGCTGGTGTCCGCCGGGCACGCCAAGGGGGACATCCCGGCGGCGCTGGCCCGGGAGAAGGAGCGGCACCCCGGGATCTCGTACACGTACGGGCGCCCGCTGGGCCCGCACCCGGCGCTGCTGAGTGTGCTGGAGCGGCGCCTGGACGAGGCCCTCGGGGGTGCGGCGCGCACGCCCGAGGACCGGGCCGACGTGACCGTGCTGCTGGTCGGGCGCGGGTCGACGGACCCGGACGCGAACGCCGAGGTGTACAAGGCGGCGCGGCTGCTATGGGAGGGGCGCGGGTACGCGGGCGTGGAGACGGCGTTCGTGTCGCTGGCGGCGCCGGACGTGCCGAGCGGCCTGGACCGGTGTGCGCGGCTGGGCGCGAAGCGGATCGTCGTGTTGCCGTACTTCCTCTTCACCGGCATTCTGCCGGACCGGGTGCGGCAGCAGACGGAGGGCTGGGCGGCGGCGCACCCGGACGTCGAGGTGCGGTCGGCGGACGTGATCGGTCCGGAGCCGGAGCTGCTCGACCTCGTGATGGAGCGCTACGAGGAGGCGCTGAAGGGCGACCTTCGCATGAACTGCGACTCGTGCGTGTACCGGATCGCGCTGCCGGGCTTCGAGGACAAGGTGGGGCTGCCGCAGCAGCCGCACTTCCACCCCGACGACGACGGCCACCATCACGGCCATGGACACCACCACGGACACCACGGCGGGCACACACACTCCCATGCGCACTGA
- the cobC gene encoding Rv2231c family pyridoxal phosphate-dependent protein CobC, protein MRTEHEGGQHDLRHHGDAEVRDDGAELTDLAVNVRADTPPVWLREVIAGSLGGLAAYPDGRAARAAVAARHGLPVEQVLLTAGAAEAFVLLARALKVRRPVVVHPQFTEPEAALRDAGHTVERVLLRQRDGFRLDPVLVPEDADLVVIGNPTNPTSVLHPAATVAALARPGRTLVVDEAFMDAVPGEREALAGRTDIPGLVVLRSLTKTWGLAGLRIGYVLASAETIAELERAQPLWPVSTPALAAAEACVSPRALAEAAHAAHRVAADRAHLVAGLREFEPDGLWVAEPAEGPFVLIRLPRATAVRRHLRGLGFAVRRGDTFPGLGEEWLRLAVRDRATVNRFLQALDRALTLTTR, encoded by the coding sequence ATGCGCACTGAACACGAGGGTGGGCAGCACGACCTGCGGCACCACGGGGACGCCGAGGTCCGTGACGACGGTGCGGAACTGACCGACCTCGCGGTGAACGTGCGCGCGGACACGCCCCCGGTGTGGCTGCGCGAGGTGATCGCCGGGTCGCTGGGCGGGCTCGCGGCGTACCCCGACGGGCGGGCCGCGCGGGCGGCGGTGGCGGCGCGGCACGGTCTGCCGGTCGAGCAGGTGCTGCTCACGGCGGGCGCGGCCGAGGCGTTCGTGCTGCTCGCGCGTGCGTTGAAGGTGCGTCGACCGGTGGTGGTGCATCCGCAGTTCACCGAGCCGGAGGCGGCGTTGCGGGATGCCGGGCACACGGTGGAACGGGTCCTGCTGCGGCAGCGGGACGGCTTCCGCCTGGACCCGGTGCTGGTTCCCGAGGACGCGGATCTGGTGGTGATAGGCAACCCGACGAACCCGACGTCGGTACTGCACCCGGCGGCCACGGTCGCCGCGCTCGCCCGTCCCGGGCGGACGTTGGTGGTCGACGAGGCGTTCATGGACGCGGTGCCGGGGGAACGGGAGGCGCTGGCGGGCCGGACGGACATCCCCGGTCTGGTGGTCCTGCGCAGTCTCACCAAGACCTGGGGGCTGGCGGGCCTGCGCATCGGCTACGTCCTGGCATCCGCGGAGACGATCGCGGAGTTGGAGCGGGCGCAGCCGCTGTGGCCGGTGTCCACTCCCGCGCTCGCGGCGGCTGAGGCGTGTGTGTCGCCCCGGGCGCTGGCGGAGGCGGCGCACGCGGCGCACCGGGTGGCGGCGGACCGGGCGCATCTGGTGGCGGGGCTGCGGGAGTTCGAGCCGGACGGGCTGTGGGTGGCGGAGCCGGCGGAGGGGCCGTTCGTCCTGATCCGCCTTCCGCGGGCGACGGCGGTGCGGCGTCACCTGCGGGGCCTTGGGTTCGCGGTGCGGCGCGGGGATACGTTTCCGGGGTTGGGGGAGGAGTGGCTGCGGTTGGCGGTGCGGGACCGGGCCACGGTGAATCGGTTCTTGCAGGCGCTGGACCGGGCGCTGACGCTGACGACACGCTGA
- a CDS encoding SCO1860 family LAETG-anchored protein, producing the protein MNGTTFRMPARRLTTVAVATALAAGPAALAGAGSARATTDHGRATAVVLRTGLDVSLLNKTVNVPLTVSLNEVQAPRSANRTALTASLDGVNGGRPFTVLRAETATAKATVTATRAEASTNLAHARVHVPGLPLLSLIEVEGVTSRAVCEAGRKPVATANLLGGVTIFGRKVTVSAGGPTEVKVPGVGEVRLDVSPTRTTSRTAAASALRLTVSVNPLKLNVAEVTGTVTLAGVTCETPVPAASAGPSSGASSGASAAGDSVDGRADGRAGGVRPQGAHAETGLAETGGSSAMPYIVGGAVALLVAGGGAVGMARRRRG; encoded by the coding sequence GTGAACGGCACCACTTTCCGCATGCCCGCACGTCGTCTGACCACCGTCGCGGTGGCCACCGCCCTGGCCGCCGGTCCCGCTGCGCTGGCCGGCGCGGGCTCCGCGCGGGCGACCACCGACCACGGTCGCGCGACCGCCGTCGTGCTGCGCACCGGCCTCGATGTGTCCCTGCTCAACAAGACCGTGAACGTTCCCCTCACGGTCTCCCTCAACGAGGTACAGGCGCCGCGGAGCGCGAACCGGACCGCGCTCACGGCCTCGCTGGACGGCGTGAACGGCGGCCGTCCGTTCACCGTGCTGCGGGCGGAGACCGCCACGGCGAAGGCGACGGTGACCGCGACGAGGGCGGAGGCCTCCACGAACCTCGCGCACGCCCGGGTCCATGTGCCCGGGCTGCCGCTGCTGTCCCTGATCGAGGTGGAGGGCGTGACGTCCCGCGCGGTGTGCGAGGCGGGCAGGAAACCGGTCGCCACGGCGAATCTGCTGGGCGGGGTGACGATTTTCGGCAGGAAGGTGACGGTGTCGGCGGGCGGGCCGACGGAGGTGAAGGTGCCGGGGGTCGGGGAGGTACGGCTCGATGTGTCGCCGACCCGGACGACGTCGCGGACGGCTGCCGCGTCCGCGCTGCGGCTGACGGTGTCCGTGAATCCGCTGAAGCTGAATGTGGCGGAGGTGACGGGGACGGTGACGTTGGCGGGGGTGACCTGTGAGACGCCGGTCCCGGCGGCGTCTGCCGGGCCGTCTTCCGGTGCGTCGTCCGGGGCGTCTGCGGCGGGGGACTCGGTGGACGGCCGGGCGGACGGCCGGGCGGGGGGTGTGAGGCCGCAGGGCGCTCATGCGGAGACGGGTCTTGCGGAGACCGGGGGGAGTTCGGCGATGCCGTACATCGTGGGTGGGGCGGTTGCGTTGCTGGTGGCGGGTGGGGGAGCGGTGGGGATGGCGCGGCGCCGCCGCGGCTGA